The window GTGCTTCATTAGAAAATTCTTTTACTGCTACCGTATCAACAGGTAAGACAATTTTATCTCCTGCTTTTTCTAGTAACTGGCTAGCGTATTCTACTTTATCATCTTCACAAAGTGAAATTCCTATACTTCTTCCTGTTGCTTTTAGGAATGTGTATGCCATTCCTCCACCAATAATTACCTTGTCCGCTTTTTCTAATAGGTTTTCAATAACCCCAATTTTGTCAGAAACTTTTGCTCCACCAATAATTGCAACTAGAGGTCTTACTGGATTATCAACAGCTCCTCCAATAAATTTCAATTCTTTTTCAATAAGGAAACCGAAAGCTGAATTACCTGCCCCTATGTTGGAGGCAATTCCCTTGTTTGAAGCGTGAGCACGGTGGGCAGTTCCAAAAGCGTCATTTACAAAAACATCTCCGAGTGATGCCCAATATTTTCCTAGCTCTTCATCGTTTTTAGATTCTTTTTTACCGTCAAGATCTTCAAAACGTGTATTTTCAAACATTAAAATTTCACCATTTTTTAAAGATTTAACAGCCTCATCTAGGTCTTCTCCTCTTGTTGTTGGAATGAATTTTACAACTTGCCCCAATACTTCTGCTAGTCTAGCCGCTACTGGTGCTAATGATTTTGTTGCTTTATCGGTCTCTTCTTTAACACGTCCTAAATGAGAAAATACTACTACTTTTGCCCCTTGCTCCAAGGCATAATTTATTGTTGGTATAGCAGCTGTAATTCTATTATCATTTGTAATAACACCATCTTTTAATGGCACGTTAAAATCAACACGGATTAAAACTTTTTTCCCCTGTAGATTTCCTAAGTCTTTGATTGATTTTTTCATCAAAAGGGCTCCTTTTTTAAAATAATATGGGATAAGATATAAGCATTTAGCTTATATCTTATCAAGTTTTTTAATTAATTATTTAATTAATCCTGCAAAATGTTTTAATGTTCTTACTAATTGTGAAGTGTAAGACATTTCATTGTCATACCAAGATACAACTTTTACTAATTGTTTATCTCCAACAGTTAAAACTTTTGTTTGAGTTGCATCAAAGATTGAACCAAATTCACTTCCTACGATATCAGAAGATACTATTTCATCAGTGTTGTAGCCAAATGATTCAGTTGCAGCAGCTTTCATTGCAGCATTAACTTCCTCAGCAGTTACATTTTTTTCTAGTGTAGCTACTAATTCAGTAATTGACCCAGTTGATACAGGAACTCGTTGTGCCGCTCCGTCTAATTTTCCATTTAATTCAGGAATCACTAGACCGATAGCTTTTGCAGCTCCTGTTGTGTTAGGAATAATATTTTCAGCTGCGGCACGAGCACGGCGTAAATCTCCTCCGCGGTGTGGTGCGTCTAGTGTATTTTGGTCTCCTGTATAAGCATGAATTGTTGTCATTAATCCTTGAACTACTCCGAAGTTGTCGTGTAATGCTTTTGCCATTGGAGCTAAACAGTTTGTTGTACAAGAAGCACCAGAAATAACTGTTTCACTTCCGTCTAATGTTTCGTGGTTTACGTTGTAAACAATAGTTTTTATGTCATTTCCACCTGGTGCAGAAATAACAACTTTTTTAGCCCCAGCCTTGATGTGTGCTTCTGCTTTTGCTTTAGAAGTAAAGAAACCTGTACATTCTAAAACTACATCAACATCTAATTCTCCCCATGGTAATTCAGCAGGATTTGCTTGAGCAAATGCCTTAACTTCTTTACCATTTACTAGGATAAATCCTTCGCCTTCTGAAGCTTCACCTTTGAAACGTCCTTGAGTTGTATCATATTTTAATAAATGAACCAATTGTCTAACTGGAGTTAGGTCATTTATTGCAACTACCTCAATTCCTTCTACTTCTTGTATTCTTCTGAAAGCTAATCTTCCTATACGTCCAAAACCGTTAATTGCTACTTTTACTGTCATATTATTTAGTCCTCCTAAAAATAATTTAATTTTTTTAAAATTTTTTTACAAATTGCTTCATCAATAATAAGGGTTGAATTAGCCGGTCTACTGTTTAAATAACTATAAACAGCTTCGGCTTTTTCTTTACCACCTACTATTGTGAATATATCTGCCACTTTCTCTACATCTTCTATATTCATACCTATTGTGTGGGTGCTATAAATAATTTTTCCGCCCTTGTCATAAAAACTTCCAAAAGTTTCACTAAGTGCATTACTTGTTTTTAAAATTTCAATAGTTTCTTTGGCAAGTTTTCTACGGTTAGCCATTTCATAAGCCTCACCTATACTATGAATAATAATAGATGTTTTACTTATAATATCGAGAACCTGCATCATTATCGGCTCTTTAGAAAGCTCATCTAATGTCCTACTTCCGATATTATCCGGTGCATGTAATAATTGGTATCTATGATTTGAATTAACTGCCATTTGGGTAGCAATATCATTAGACTGATAACCAGTATTGGATATTGTCAAAGCTCCTCTTATTGGCGTAATCATTATATTCTTATCATAGCCAAAAGTTTTATCAACCTTGCTAGCTAGGTACTGCATTGTGCTACCACCACTAACACCAATTACACAATCCTTACTGATAATTCTATTGACCTTGTCAAAAAGTAATTGTACCATTTCTTGTCTGGTAACTTCACTTTTTGAAAAATCTCCCTTGACTACAAAAATATCTTTTATCCCGAAATGTTCTCTAATAATTTTTCTAGCACGTTTAAAAGGGTCTTCTGCAAATATTCCCTTTAATTCATCTAAAAATTCATCACACTCGGGCGTAATAGTCATACCAGTAGTGCTTTTAGATATGAGTCCCAGTTTTGCCAAAATTTCACATTCAGTCCGCAACTGTCTTTCCGTAAGCCCAACTATTTCCATTAAAGATTTACGACCAATAGGTTGGTGAACCTTAATAGAAATTAACAACTCATATCTCTTATTAAATTTTTCGAACAAGTCTGGAATAAGTTTACTTTGCAAATGTAGTAATTGTAAAATATCCATTCCTTTGCTCCTTAAGTAATAGAAAGTTTGTTGGTCGTTTTTCGACCTTAACGGTCATTTTAAGTCCAATTAAGATTAAAAAAATTTACCGAAATAAACATTCTTTTGTTATTATATCATATAAAAAAATAAAATCAAGTTTTATCATTTTTATAAAAAAAATATGCTAGATAAGATTAATTATTTTACCTAGTTGAAAAAATTTTTATTTATATTATAATAAAGTAAATTTACAAATAACTTATTTATTAGGAAAGGTCAAGTCAAATGGAAGAGATAAAAATAAAATATTTTAAAGATAAAAAACTAACAACAATACCTAAAAAAGAAAAAAATAAAATTTTAGTATTAGAAATAATAAAAGACTTTTTAAAAAATAAGCAGGAAACCTTTACAGAAAAAGAATTAAATGAAGCCATAAAAGAAATTTATCCAGACTACTCTCTAATTAGAAGATACCTAATAGATTATAAAATGATGGTTAGGGATAATTATGGTAAAAACTATTCATTTAATGATGCTGAAAATTAATATAAAAGATAGTAATTAAATTATAAATTTTTGTTTGAAATTATAGATTATAATTTTTTATTATCTTGATTTTCTATAAGAATAAAAAACTATTAAAAAATATTTTACCTGAAAATTTTTAAAAAATATTTTGAAATAAAAAATTATTTAATTTATTTTTTTATTTACTATACACTTTAAAAAAGAAAAATTTTAATAAATATTCTTAAAAAATATAAAAAGCTATTGTAATAACTTCTTAAAAGTGTTATAATTTTAAAGATGCTATGGCATTAATTACGATGTTCCTCTGTTGACAAGAGTTAATAACGAGCATTTTGTAAAAAGGAGAAAACAATGAACAAATTAATCGCAGAGATTACAAAATCACAATTAAGAACTGACATTCCTCAGTTTAAAGCAGGAGATACTGTAAGAGTACATGTTAGAATTATCGAAGGTGGACGTGAACGTATCCAACAATTTGAAGGTGTTGTAGTTAAACGTCGTGGCGGTGGAATATCTGCTACATACACTGTGCGTAAAATTTCTAACGGTGTTGGGGTTGAAAGAACATTCCCAGTTCACACACCAAAAGTAGAAAGAATTGAAGTAGTACGTAAAGGTAGAGTTAGACGTGCTAAATTGTATTACTTACGTAACCTACGTGGTAAAGCAGCTCGTATTAAAGAAGTACGTTAATAATAAAAAGGATATATCTTAGATATATCCTTTTTTTAATAAATAAAAATAAATTAAAACAAAAGTTGCTTTACAATTCCAAAAAGAAGATTAATTTAAGCAATAAAAATCATGCTTTTTAAGTGTGCCGTAATTTGAAAATGATTTAAAAATAATACAATTAATTTATTGTTCTATAAAAATTGCAATTTGTTTTATTTGTGATATAATAAGTAATAATTTCTCTAATAATGCATTCAAAAAGGGGGATATTGAAATGTCAAAGATTATAAAAGTCAAGAAAAAGAAAGCTATAAGCACCGAAACATTTGTATTTATTGGGCTTATAGTTGTAATATTTGCTGGTATGAGCTATGTAATGGGTCTAGGAAATATGTTCAAAAGTATGATGGCAACAGCTCATGACTTACTACTAAATACCGTATTTTACATCATGGCCATGGCCGTAGTAACAGGAGCATTAAGTATGCTACTATCAGAATTTGGGGTAATAGCTCTCATAAATAAATTATTCGCACCACTCATGAAACCACTTTGGGGACTGCCTGGTGCCAGTGTAACAGGAGCAATAGCAACCTATTTATCAGATAATCCTGCTATTATTCCTTTTGCAAAAGATAAAAAATTCACAGTATTTTTTAAAAAGTATCAAGTGCCAGCCTTATGTAACTTAGGAACAACATTTGGAATGGGGCTTATAGTTACAGTCTTTATGGCAACACAAGGTCCAGGTTTTTGGGGTCCTGCTCTAATAGGGGACTTGGGAGCAATCTTAGGAAGTATTGTCAGTGTACGCTTGATGTTAATTCAAACTAAAAAATATTATGGAGAGGAAGCGGAAGAAGCATTTATTGATGAAGTAGTAGAAGCTAATGAAGACCCTGCTAATTATCGTGAAGTCCGTGAAGGAAATATTTTTCAACGTGTTCTTGACACCCTTTTAGAAGGTGGTAGGTTAGGAGTGGAGCTGGGACTTGCAATTATTCCTGGTGTCCTTATAATTTGTACCATGGTTATGATGCTAACTTTTGGTCCAGGTAAAACTGGTTATACAGGTGCGGCTTATGAGGGGATTAAACTCTTACCCTGGATAGGAGATAAAATTTCATTTATTGTAGAGCCACTTTTCGGTTTCCAAAGTGCAGAAGCTATCGCCTTTCCAATAACTTCCCTTGGAGCCGTAGGTGGAGCTATGTCATTAGTACCTGGTCTCTTAGAAAGAGGCTTAATAGGCGGTAACGAAATAGCAGTATTTACAGCAATGGGTATGTGCTGGAGTGGATACTTAAGTACGCATATCGGTATGATGGACGCATTAGGAGCAAGAAAATTATCTTCTAAAGCAATAATTTCACATACAATAGGCGGTCTTGTGGCAGGTGTCTTGGCCCACTTTATGTATATAGCCTTCTTTTAAATATAAATTTCAAAACCTTAGGACAAGTTCCCAGGGTTTATTTTTATTTTTAGATTCAGATTATTTAGTTTTAATAAATATTGCATTAAAAATTTTTATTTTTATAAAATTATATTTAGAAGTATTTTAAGAAAAAATCAAATGCTCAACACACTGATTTTATAGAATTAAATTTTTAGTAAGATAATTAATAAAAAAATCTTATTAAAATTTTTACTTTAATATTTTACTAAATAGATAAATTTACTGTTAAAATAAATTCTGAAGCATTATATCATATCAGAATATTTAATTTTAATAAGAATAATATTTAATTTTTTAAAAAATATTTAATTCATATAAAATTTTTAAATTAAAATAATAACTCAAATTAAGGTTTATTTTTAAGCTTTTTCTGTTTACTTTTTATATTTTTTTTATTATAATTATAATTATAACTTATAGGAGGATTATAACAATGGCAAAAATTGTAGTTGTTGGAGCTAATCACGCTGGAACAGCGTGTATCAATACAATATTAGGTAATTACGGAAAAGAAAATGAAGTGGTTGTTTTTGATAAAAATAACAATATTTCATTCTTAGGATGCGGTATGGCATTATGGATTGGTAAGCAAATTGCCGGGGCTGATGGATTATTCTATTCTAATAAAGAAACATTAGAAGCAGCTGGTGCTAAAGTAAATATGGAAGCCGACGTGCAAAGTATTGATTATGACAAAAAAGAAGTCCATGTTGTATTAAAAGACGGAAGAAAACATGTAGAAGGCTATGACAAATTAATATTGGCTACTGGTTCTAAACCAATAATACCCCCAATCAAAGGTGTAGAATTAGAAAATGTTCAATTTGTAAAATTATTCCAAAATGCTCAAGAAGTAATTGATAAATTGGAAAATCCTGAAATTCAACGTGTTGCAGTAGTTGGTGCTGGATATATTGGGGTAGAGTTAGCTGAAGCCTTTGAAAGAATTGGCAAAGAGGTTGTCTTAGTTGACGTTGCAGAAACTTGCTTGTCTGGTTACTACGACAAAGACTTAACAGAGTTAATGAATAAAAATTTATCTGACCACAACATTAAATTAGCATTCGGACAAACAGTAACTGAAATTCAAGGAAATGGAAAAGTAGAAAGATTGGTTACTGATAAAGAAAGTTTTGATGTGGATATGGTAATTCTAGCAGTAGGATTTAGACCGAATAATGAATTAGGAAAAGATAAGTTAGAATTATTTAGAAATGGTGCTTATGTTATAAATCGCCATCAAGAAACTAGCGTAAAAGATGTCTATGCTATAGGAGATTGTGCCACAGTTTATGACAACTCATTAGGAGATGATGCGATTAACTACATCGCTTTAGCATCAAATGCTGTGCGTTCAGGGCTTGTAGCAGCCCACAATGTATGTGGTAAGCCACTGGAAACAATCGGAATACAAGGTTCAAATGGTATCTGCATCTACGACTTAAAAATGGTATCAACTGGATTAACACTAGAAAAAGCTCTAAGAGCTGGATATGATGCAGTAGTTACAGAATTTTCTGACTTGCAAAAACCCGACTTTATTGAACATGATAACCACGATGTAACTATTAAAATAGTTTATGATAAAAATACAAGAGTCGTCTTGGGTTGTCAAATTGCAAGTAAAGAAGATATGTCAATGGGTATCCACATGTTCTCTCTTGCCATTCAAGAAAAAGTTACAATTGAGCGTTTAGCCCTATTAGATATCTTCTTCTTACCACACTTCAACAAACCCTACAACTACATTACAATGGCAGCCCTAACTGCTAAATAATTTTTAAATTATTAGTAAAGAAGTGCAACCTAAAATTTTAGGTTGCACTTCTTATTTTGTGTATATATTAATTTATCAGTATTTTTATTTGATATACTAATAATCAACTTTCCCTCCTATATTTCTCTGGTATTTCTATTTCTCTTACATCCATTTTACCAGTAACAACATCAGATATTAAACTTTGTTTTAGTTGCTCAAGGTAGGTGATTTGGGTTTCAGTACATCTTTTCATATCAATTAGCTTATCTTGTATTCCATCTAATTTTGATACTATGTTTTCTTGTATTGATAAGTCAGGAAATACTACAGATGTTTGTTTTAAAATTTGTTGAGTTATACTATATACTTTAATCCCATTTACTGCTTTTCTTATTTGTGTTCTCCATAAATCGCTTTCTAATTGATAAGCTAAAAATCTGCTATTGAATTTTATTTTTGGTTTACATACAATAGTATGATATCCTGCATATACTTCACTCTCTAACCATTCTAAAAAAGTGAAATTCCCACTTCCTATTAAATCTTCTGATGTATCAGCAAAAATGAAATCCCCCTTAGAAAGATTCGCAAATTCTGTTATAGTTATTCCTTCTACATTTGAAAGACCTTTTAACAATTTATCTTTAGAACTAAAAGAAAACTTTAATTTGCCATGTATCTCCCCATAATTAATACATCTATACCCATATTCTCCTAAGTTCTCTTTAGTTATGCCTAAACCCTTACCAAAACTAAAAATATATTTTAATCGTTTTTTTTCACCAATAATATTATCAAATATATTATTTAATATTTTTCTATATAACTCCCCCAATCTCTCAACTTTCCTCTTCTCCAGCCCCACCAACCTATCAATTTCACCTATCTTCCAATCAAGAAAGTTAGCTATTTGGCTTTGTTCAGATAGGGGGGGAGTTAAAGTAACATAATTTAATAAAGTTTCATTTGTTAGTGTCCATCTATTATCTTTAGACACTCCTTTACCTACTGATTGTAAAGCTAATGAAGTGTATTGTGCTTTAAACCAATAATCATAATATTTTTTATTTAATTTAACTTTATTTCTTAAATTTATATATGCTGGGCTAATAACTCCCTCTATATAAGAAATATTACAATTAGCCCCACTGTATAAATCCATTGGATTTAAAAGTAAATCTCCTTTTTCAACTTTATTGTAATTTGAATAATCAACAGCTATTTGTCCTTTATTATTTGAAATATCCCTTACCTTTACCTTATCCCTTGCTAATGATAAAATAACTGGATTTTCTTTAGTTGATAAATCTTTACTGATATAAAATAATCTTTTAATTTTTTCTGTTCCCCAATGCTCTGGTACTTCTCTTAACCAGGGCAAATTTACTTGCTTATACTTTTTATATCTTTTCATCTAATCCCCTCCAAGATAGATGAAAGTAATCCCTTAGTATTCTTTTCTATTTCTTCAATATCTTTAATAATTTCATCAATATTTCTTAATTCTTTAGGCTTATAAAAATACTTAGTAAAACTTATTTCATAGCCTATTTGTTTTGATTTCATATCAAAAAAGGCATCTTTCTTATATGGCAGTATTTCATTTTCAAGATAGGCTTCAATCCCCCCTTCATAATTAAGGGGAATTATTTCACTATCTTTCAGCTCTTTATTACTTTCTGGATTTCCCTTACTATCAAGGACTATTTCACCATCTTCACTTACCTGTGTCAATAAATCACGAATAAGCCTTTTAGCCTTTGCTGGCAACTTAAGTTTAGAACTTTTAACTTCTTCTTCTACTAATTGCATAAAGTTGTTAAAGCTAGAACTTTCTATTTCTAATACTTTTACTACAATTTCATATAAGGACTTGTCAAAATCTTTTAAGCTATTTAGGGCTTCATCACTAACAAGCATTTTAAGTCTTAATGGCACAAGTACATCTATGGCAATATGACCAAAGTCCTTATTATCAAAGACAAGGCTTTTTTCCTTATCAGCCTTATCAAAATCCAGATAAAGTTTAACTATTTCTTTTCTAATATCTCCTGGAATTTCACAATTTTTACTTCCAAGATTTTTTCTTAAGGCTTCTTTCATATTTCTTGCATCAATTAGCTGGACTTTGCCCTTTCTCCTATCTTCTTTTTTATTGGATAAAATCCAAAGATATGTTCCGATACCCGTATTGTAGAAAAGATTTTCTGGTAATGCGACTATAGCTTCTAGTAAGTCTTGTTCAAAAAATATCTTCTTAAATTACTTGCCCCCTGTCCTGCCCTTCCTGTAAATAAGGAAGAACCGTTGTGAACTTCTACAATCCTACTTCCAAGCCTGGTTTCTGTTTTCATCTTACTAATATTATTGGCTAAAAATAACATTTGGGGGTCTCCTATATCAGGCAGGAATGAAAAACTTGGATTTTCATCATAGTTAATAACAAATCTACTGTCTATTATTTCTTCTTTTTTATTAACTCCGTATGTTTTTAAGTCTGACCTCCAGGCAGTCCCAAAGGGGGGATTAGATAGCATAAAGTCAAAAGTTTCTCCTGCAAACCTATCTTGTGATATTGTAGAACCGAATCGGATATTATCAGCCTGTATACCCTCACCCTTTACCAGCATATCCGCCTTGGCAATGGCATAGGTTTCATCAGAGTTTTCCTGACCGAATAAGTTTATATTAACATTTTTGTCTATCTTCCTAGCAAGTTCTAATATTCTTTGTTCTCCCACTGTCAGCATACCACCAGTACCTGC of the Gemella sp. zg-570 genome contains:
- the pgk gene encoding phosphoglycerate kinase; amino-acid sequence: MKKSIKDLGNLQGKKVLIRVDFNVPLKDGVITNDNRITAAIPTINYALEQGAKVVVFSHLGRVKEETDKATKSLAPVAARLAEVLGQVVKFIPTTRGEDLDEAVKSLKNGEILMFENTRFEDLDGKKESKNDEELGKYWASLGDVFVNDAFGTAHRAHASNKGIASNIGAGNSAFGFLIEKELKFIGGAVDNPVRPLVAIIGGAKVSDKIGVIENLLEKADKVIIGGGMAYTFLKATGRSIGISLCEDDKVEYASQLLEKAGDKIVLPVDTVAVKEFSNEAPSRIATDDIQEDEEGVDIGPKSVELFSEVLKDAKTVIWNGPMGVFEMPNFAKGTIGVCESIANLEDATTIIGGGDSATAAIQLGYADKFSHISTGGGASLEYLEGKILPGIESLSDK
- the gap gene encoding type I glyceraldehyde-3-phosphate dehydrogenase, whose translation is MTVKVAINGFGRIGRLAFRRIQEVEGIEVVAINDLTPVRQLVHLLKYDTTQGRFKGEASEGEGFILVNGKEVKAFAQANPAELPWGELDVDVVLECTGFFTSKAKAEAHIKAGAKKVVISAPGGNDIKTIVYNVNHETLDGSETVISGASCTTNCLAPMAKALHDNFGVVQGLMTTIHAYTGDQNTLDAPHRGGDLRRARAAAENIIPNTTGAAKAIGLVIPELNGKLDGAAQRVPVSTGSITELVATLEKNVTAEEVNAAMKAAATESFGYNTDEIVSSDIVGSEFGSIFDATQTKVLTVGDKQLVKVVSWYDNEMSYTSQLVRTLKHFAGLIK
- a CDS encoding sugar-binding transcriptional regulator yields the protein MDILQLLHLQSKLIPDLFEKFNKRYELLISIKVHQPIGRKSLMEIVGLTERQLRTECEILAKLGLISKSTTGMTITPECDEFLDELKGIFAEDPFKRARKIIREHFGIKDIFVVKGDFSKSEVTRQEMVQLLFDKVNRIISKDCVIGVSGGSTMQYLASKVDKTFGYDKNIMITPIRGALTISNTGYQSNDIATQMAVNSNHRYQLLHAPDNIGSRTLDELSKEPIMMQVLDIISKTSIIIHSIGEAYEMANRRKLAKETIEILKTSNALSETFGSFYDKGGKIIYSTHTIGMNIEDVEKVADIFTIVGGKEKAEAVYSYLNSRPANSTLIIDEAICKKILKKLNYF
- a CDS encoding DUF2087 domain-containing protein, whose translation is MEEIKIKYFKDKKLTTIPKKEKNKILVLEIIKDFLKNKQETFTEKELNEAIKEIYPDYSLIRRYLIDYKMMVRDNYGKNYSFNDAEN
- the rplS gene encoding 50S ribosomal protein L19 — translated: MNKLIAEITKSQLRTDIPQFKAGDTVRVHVRIIEGGRERIQQFEGVVVKRRGGGISATYTVRKISNGVGVERTFPVHTPKVERIEVVRKGRVRRAKLYYLRNLRGKAARIKEVR
- the nox gene encoding H2O-forming NADH oxidase; translated protein: MAKIVVVGANHAGTACINTILGNYGKENEVVVFDKNNNISFLGCGMALWIGKQIAGADGLFYSNKETLEAAGAKVNMEADVQSIDYDKKEVHVVLKDGRKHVEGYDKLILATGSKPIIPPIKGVELENVQFVKLFQNAQEVIDKLENPEIQRVAVVGAGYIGVELAEAFERIGKEVVLVDVAETCLSGYYDKDLTELMNKNLSDHNIKLAFGQTVTEIQGNGKVERLVTDKESFDVDMVILAVGFRPNNELGKDKLELFRNGAYVINRHQETSVKDVYAIGDCATVYDNSLGDDAINYIALASNAVRSGLVAAHNVCGKPLETIGIQGSNGICIYDLKMVSTGLTLEKALRAGYDAVVTEFSDLQKPDFIEHDNHDVTIKIVYDKNTRVVLGCQIASKEDMSMGIHMFSLAIQEKVTIERLALLDIFFLPHFNKPYNYITMAALTAK
- a CDS encoding restriction endonuclease subunit S; translation: MKRYKKYKQVNLPWLREVPEHWGTEKIKRLFYISKDLSTKENPVILSLARDKVKVRDISNNKGQIAVDYSNYNKVEKGDLLLNPMDLYSGANCNISYIEGVISPAYINLRNKVKLNKKYYDYWFKAQYTSLALQSVGKGVSKDNRWTLTNETLLNYVTLTPPLSEQSQIANFLDWKIGEIDRLVGLEKRKVERLGELYRKILNNIFDNIIGEKKRLKYIFSFGKGLGITKENLGEYGYRCINYGEIHGKLKFSFSSKDKLLKGLSNVEGITITEFANLSKGDFIFADTSEDLIGSGNFTFLEWLESEVYAGYHTIVCKPKIKFNSRFLAYQLESDLWRTQIRKAVNGIKVYSITQQILKQTSVVFPDLSIQENIVSKLDGIQDKLIDMKRCTETQITYLEQLKQSLISDVVTGKMDVREIEIPEKYRRES